The genomic stretch cccaataacttaaactattaaatgagatcttaagatatgatttatattattctctaatatatataaaagcactaaaaaaaaacgtgGAATTAAAGTTTCATTGTACTTGAAATTGGAGATatgaattaaagttttttttttaaaaaaaaaattattatttgtagtTGATATTCTTACAAGTACTAATAAGAACTAGTTACATGACctgcgcgatgccgcgggttaatttcttttaacataaaaaatattaaaaaaaattaagatttaaaattgttaggtctttctgcaaagttatactcAAGAGTCTTGGGTTTAGCTGCAACGCTTGACCctagagtaatatttataatattaaacttacatgacttaagtttaagtgagtctggctGCAACATTGGACCCAAGAGTATTgaatgtgggtctggctataagatcgtgtcataaaagcgtgataattaaatagattaattaaaaaaaaaaaccaatatgaagaaaaagaaaaaaaatctgaattaactgggttaagccttcaaaccaggttaactcgtcaaatctgAGATCTGCGTCATGAAAGTtagataactaaatagaaaaataaaattgacgggtttacccataattaactgggttaacccgtcaagtccggaatacgtgtcatgaaagtctgataattaaatagaaagaaatttaacattaacaaactaaaataaacaaaaaattaattaaaaagaaaaacaattctgggttaacccgtcaaatcaggttaagcCATCAAACTCGGGATCtgtgtcataaaagtctgatttctaaataaaaaaaaaattaacattaacaaactaaatcaaacaaaaaaaattcattaaaagtaaaaaaaaaccaaaaaaacagttagtatatgttataattataattataattataataatataatatattaataataggAAAAGTTAAAAgttgtggggaaagctacattCCTTTCCCCACACTTGTAGAGTATTACTTAACTAGTTTCGAATCTTGCCTGACAAATTGTAATGAAACaaatgatattctttgtttttatttttttcaaggtaaAGATACTTATCGAGTGACAATTATACTTTAGCATTCACAATTAGCAGAGCtacaaaataattatagttaattttCACAATGATAAAACAGAATCACAATACAATAAGtgattatattaagaatttattattattattattattattattattttattgagagatcaaataaaaaaaaaagtggaaaataTCTCGATTGTCGAAGAAACAAGCAAGATTTGCGTGAGTTCTataatcttatttgtttttatattttaaaagtgttttttttataatttgtttttggttttaaattaatattttttaagttttttaaaattatttagatgtattgatatgaaaaatatattttaataaatttataaataaaaaatattttaaaaaataatcataactacaCTTCATTTTAACCTGGGAGGCAATCAGGCagattaatcattaaaaaaattcaaaaattcaagcaTTCGTGCACAATTAGCTTATGTCATCACGCATGCCTTCAAGTTGATAGAGATCTGTCCAGGCGACCATGACTTCGTCACCACCGTCCATGCTAAGGAGAAGattgtgtgtttgtatttgaggTGGAGGTCGAGGTTTAGGTGTGGGATCCattaaaatacaagaaaaaacaagaaaaaatagttttttctgattaaggtttgtgcataaatgAGTTGTATCCAACcacaacctcaaccacaaaagcaaaaacaaacacacgaagaagaaaagaagaacatTTGACGTTCATGTTTTTGTGGCCAATTTACAGGTATGGTCAaatttgattaagaaataaTCTGACTCAAATTTGGATTGGTTTCTGTCCGCCACCATTAAAGCactctttgttttatatttattgtatattaaatttatctgTTCCTTTTTACCTTCCCTGATTGTTACAGTCAACGCCATCGAGAAGGATTTTAAGCTCGAAATAGTTCTGAAAATCCTAATTTACCTAACTGATCTTTGCCGTCCGCTTTCAAGAACTTATCGAAACATTGAAAACTTCAgagaaaaaatgatgaagaaagaCATCTCTTTTACTTCTTTCAATCAAATTCAATGCTAATCTATTAAGCGGGCGTTTGTGAAAacagtaaatattatttttctatttagaaatatattaaaaaaatttatttatttttaaaaaatttaattttattatcagcacattaaaataattcaaaaatatataaaataattaatttaaaataaaaaattaaattcaaaattttaaaaatattatatggtTGGATCGCGCTTCCAAACACTCCTTTCAAGTTTTGACAGGTAAGAGATGTAATCTGTTCGGCACTGTTCATTACTTTGTTTCCCTATACCAATTTGCGAAGAAAGGGGGTTGCAATTCATTTCTTGGATGGTCAGAGAaagtggggtttttttttttttcaaatttaatttggaaacataaaaaaacttgtaatttagGAATTTCTTTGTTGATAAAAACGTAAAATCATTAACACTATGAAAAATTGATAATtggttgctatttttttaattctttttcttagaataaattttatgtttatgtAGTCAGAAGCAGAATTACATAAAAGTTGTCTTAAGATTTATGATCTCCACCATTGCAAGATAGAACCAGGCAATCTCATGCaacatgtatgtgtgtgtgtctatatatccatatatacatatatatacttgCACTAACAATGTTGCAATCAagatctttttaaattataatctgGAGGgatataattcaattaatcaggttttatatttgttttctagagATCATCGATTTAAGtctcacaataataataataataagtatgCTTGAAACCtctataaatcatattaattcaGGCATTATTTCTAATTTCATATTAATTCAGGCATTATTTctaatttctaataataataataataaaaaaaaatctctataaatcatattaattcaGGCattatttctaatttcatcaagaGGAATAAGTATGCTTGAAACCAAAGGCACAACTTGCTACTGAGATTCTAACTCAGCTAAAATATTAGACAAAGATATCAGCTTGATTCATTTGACTGACCGGTCAGATGAAATCGAGTTACAAAATTGGAGTAAGTGGTCATtcagtgtttttaaaaagttctaaatttttatttatttttaaattaatttttttatatatttttgaattattttgatgtatttatattaaaataaatatattttttaaataaaaatgttttaaaaatataatctttatCCCCATCTCAAATTTGTTCTAAAAATGTATTGAACTTCATActacatgatttttaaaaatatattaaaataattttttagatgattttagatattataacgtaaaaatgataaaaaaaaaaattataaaatcgttatcttaatattttttttttaaaaaaaacacgcaACTTCACTCGAAATCATGATCTGGCCTGGTTTGTTTATTGTGATCACATGCTTTATCAGGCTTCTAGAAAGTAACATGCACGACGCAACGTTAATTCCCTTCCaagaaagtaaaaacaaaagggaatttGTACTTGTAACCCCACTGCATCCTCCAAACTTTATCCTCCTAATCACTCTGAAAAGACACCCACCGAAGGTGTAAAACTAGGAAACACAAGAGGTCCTTGGAGTTTGCCGCCTGTAactgttaaattattattttaatttaaaatttaaaatttaaaattgataaataaaattttaaaatataatttatattattttttcaaataatttttttttaaatttaaaacttatacGAACTCATGttacattataattaatttttattaaataaatattaattatgagatttaaatacatgactatttagcaatcaagattttaataccttttcaatttaaaaatttaaattattaaataaaatttcataatataataatataataagataaaatttatattattttataaaaataataaagctcgAGGACACTAATGCTTAGCTGTAAAACAAAGTTTAGTAGTGCAAGCATGCTGACGGAAACTGGGGCAGGACACGGATTAGCGGTGTCTAATTATTGGATtaatataagtttgtttttatattttaaaaatattttaaatttttttaaattaatatttttttggtatttttatatcattttgataagctaatatcaaaaataactttaaaaaaataaaaaaaatattattttaatatatttttaaataaaaaatattttaaaaaataaccataattacATTCTAAAACACAGAGCAAACAAGTTTTGAAGCTGATACAGTTGCCTGCAACAAAATAATGGGCATATGGCCATGTGTAGTCTTTTTCCCGATTTTAATGTCGTTTTTGTAGTTCATTCGAGTTTGAAGTTGCCAAAATAGTGGAATGGTGAATGGCAAATAACTTTccggtttattttatttttatgaaaagtggattcaatatatttacttattattagaaaagttcatcattataaaatatttttttatcagataaaaattcaactagtttttttaaaaatatattgttattttttaattatatcaaatttaatttttaatcttttaattattatatattttgttttgaattttttctcttaaaatttaatttaattttattttaatatcaattttgatccttattatttttttattgttgtttgctttactctcattctttttataattaaaattatttatctatcagatttgatccttgttcttttgattgctatttattttatttgaaataatttatgaaattgtatttttttttaattttattatttttcaaatctttttatctattagacttggtctttattattttgattattatttattttatttgaagtaatttatgaaattaggttattgtttttcaattttatcctccttcaacttttttatctcTAAGATTTAGTCATCATTctcttaataaacttgaaaaaaaaaattaatgttattttctagcttatttttcatgatatagctaattattgaaaaatatttttcaacttatttttcatgacattaccaaacataaaaatataatttagttttcaggaatctatttttcataaaatcactttctaaacaaaatattttccattaaaTAAGCACAACCTTAATGACTCAGggagtgtttgaaaatataatagtagtgatttttaaagtgttttttacttgaaaatacatcaaaataatatttttttatttttaacatcgcAATACTAAAACTAtccaaaaacttaatttaaaaaaaataatttaaaacacaaaaattaatcaGTTTCGAGTGATTTTCAGCGAGTAACAGAGCAAGAAGCCATGTCAGCATTTAGAAATTTGAAGAGTCCAAGATTTGTACCCTATCTTTGTTACTGTCTCTTTGtacatatatataatgttcGAGCGTTTCCATGTGTTTAGCACTTGTTTCCTCCCAAGCATGTTTTGTGCCCTCTCTTCTCGTCTCTTTGCTAGACTGAAAATACGCATCCATGCACCCACCACGGAGCATTTTCTTCCCATCATCTTCTCCAAAACACACACCTGTCCGCAAGGTGACCGAGACCATCAATGGCTTCTATATTATAATGGCTCCAGCACCCAAAATGGTATCCAgcaattctatttaattaacattttaatgAAGATTACTCGCGTCGATCTCCTTAATGAGTATGCTAATCAAACAGCTGGTAAGAACTTACTGGCGCACGAgtaattttcatgttaaaaaacccACCAcccatgtatttttaatttgctaCTTCTAGATTATGCTTTTAGGGCTGTTCATCATGACACAACACGAAACattagaacaataaaaaaaatttaatttaatgctaatttttttaaaaaaatactgttgGAAGACAGTACTGTAAAACATGTGTATAGTGTCTTAATGCATGAGCCCTTTTCTATACGTGGCATCCGTCCATGAGATTACCAGTTCTCTGTCACACTTTAGCATAAAAAGAACCCTAATCTGATTGGATTCTATCCTTATTAGGACATGTCACCCAAGGTCTTGACATTCTCTAATTAGATTTCCCAGATGCCCTTGCGTGTCGCCAGTAGTGGTATGAGTAGCTTAGGAATTTCCCAAATCTATAGAAAGATTTGATCCTTACATCACAACCACTTGATTGGTATGCCACTTCTGCGAATACTCATCAATCAGAGGGTATGGAATTGATTTAacaaatcatctttttttagaTTCCAGTAAACCTTATCTTTTAAAAAGTAgtctaagtaaaaaaataaaatcccaatTATTTTAGACTTTTACACAAAATACACGTTTTAACTCCAACTCAAAACTtgttatataaatttcaagttttttctcATCACGCCACGCCATTCTGAGACGATTTAGCAAATCATGATCCCATAAACTTTAACTAATGTTTCAGAACAATGGATAAAAAGCTATGGAGATGAATTCGTtacagaaatataaaaatatcagatattttttattctgataaatagcaatcaaactCTACAGTACCTACTATAGGAGAGGAGAAGGGCGGGGGTGATATGACAGTGACACAAAGCTGACTGATGGAATATCAGATATAAATACGCAACGAACACTAGCCCCATATGCACAGAATTTGGAAGACAAACTTCACCTGCACGTTAACAAACACAAGTCTTTTCCTTAATTCCTCCCTTTATACATGTCTTGGGGAGTGATGGCAGGGCAGCTGGCCTGGGGTACTGGTCTGATCGAAGAGGGTTGGAGGAAAGGACCTTGGACTGCTGAAGAAGACAGGTTGCTTATTGAACATGTCAGGTTGCATGGTGATGGAAGATGGAGCTCTGTAGCCAGGCTTGCAGGTGTATATCTAACTCATCTCTACATACAACCTTTTCTTTAATTAGCTACTTAGCTCTGGCTCCGTGTCTTAGCCTATTTAACCATGCCAGAGATTTATCTGGATATCCATGGAAGTTGCTAAGCTCGGTTAGATTGTTACGATTGAAATGGTGCCCAGGACTGATATTTTATGTCCCTGTCTTTGGCTGGCTGTGTAGGGCTGAAAAGGAATGGAAAGAGCTGCAGATTGAGGTGGGTGAATTACTTGAGGCCAGACCTGAAGAGGGGGCAGATAACTCCCCATGAAGAGAGCATTATTGTGGAGCTGCATGCTAGGTGGGGGAACAGGTAAGAACTTGAACTCCCATCATCCTTactggttttttgttttttcgatAGTCTTCGttgagatttttatataaagCTTTATATATAGCTAattcaatttcttaaaaaaactcagGTGGTCCACGATTGCGAGAAGCTTGCCAGGAAGAACTGATAATGAGATCAAGAATTACTGGAGGACTCATTTCAAGAAGAAGGCCAAGCTCTCTCCAGATAACTCTGACAAGGCAAGAACTCGTCTCTTGAAGAGGCAGCAAtttcaacagcagcagcagcagctgcagcGACTGCAGCAACAAACTCAACATCAACAACCACTGCAGATAAATCAATTGGACATGAGAAAGATCATGTCCTTACTTGATGAAAACGAAGATCAAGCGCCATCTACACCTCAAATGAGGCAGGAAATGGCCCCTCATGCCATATACTCCAACACAACTGAGGAACATGGCTTTCTATATTATAACATGTTCACTGTCAATGCATCAGTGCCTGAGGCCTCGAACGAGGATATACTCTGGGATGGCTTGTGGAACTTGGATGATCTCCATGGCAATCTTGGTGTGGCATGTGCAACAAGCAAAGCTAGTATGCAAAATTTAGTGGCACCTTTTTGTTAACTGATCACTAAGCACTGTTACATTTCTCTTGGTGTTTTAACTGTTACTAATTACTATGTATTTAGCTAGCCATCATCAAATGAGAAGGCTCTTTATCTGGAGCTCATTACTACTCTGTACGATTACCTTCTCACAAGAATATGGAACCTTGATAACGCAAATTATCCATCCTTCACCTTTCCACtctcctccccctccccctccccttccccttcctcctcttctttcttcttctttatcctGTGACAAGATGGTACCCGTAGACCAGTTTTCTTGTATGGAAATTGATTAAGCTCTACTCTTTCATTCGATCAAAGATAAACCATCTATGTCAGAACCAGGCAGTTCAAGAGCATGGAAATTAACTTAATTCCTCATGGTATAATCCAAAGTTTTTGAACCCTATTGATCAAAGAGGGAGTCTCTTTAATTATCTGAACAATTCCTTTAAATCCAACCTTCACTTCTTCAGTAatcactattattatcattatcatgatttttttttttttgggttttagaaCCGCACACATGTTATTGGATTAGTTTTCGTACAGTTGAATTCAATCCTCCTTTCCTATCCCATTAAAAAGAGATTATATATCTACATTGAAACGAGGAGAAAATGGGTTCTTCTCAGAGCACCTTGAGACATCCTGGTATATACTTCGAATTAGAGCAAATAGAAGAGTCAATGCCTATGGTAGAGCCTCTAAAGTTTTTGCTTTTACTGTTTAAGTCCCCATGTCTGATTGATTTTGGCAAGGATACATATCCCTGACTTCACCCCTTTTAACTAAAGATTACACCAaagtagtgtttgtttttgtgtgtggatatattttataaagtgtttttttgtacaagaaattattaaattaatattttttttaagatgtttttgtttagttattatcaataacaataataataaaataaaataaaatactattttaatatatttttaattaaaaatattttggactGCCTTATCAAACAGACACTAAATTTCTATCTATTTTTAAGGTGATTTTATTaagctttctttgtttctatctatttgattaaatttaatgcGAACTAGATTCTCTCTCGGTGACACTTATTCCACATGTCAATATCTTTCTGATTTGCCGTCTCATGTAACTAACCTGGTACTGttgtttcattttaattttaattttaatgttcatGGAGTTTTCGAttcgatttttttattattattattgaaattgcttttttttttttttcctaatcatatatatatatatatatatatatatatatatatatatatataaattaacatagGTGTTCGGTCCAACTTGTgcacacctcgactaatttcacgagttctaaagttaacgaccatataaaccTCTAGTGGCATTGAGATTTGTGGAACTCGAATTGGTGacctatagaaaataaacttaGGACTTGACTGATGACTAGTTGAGCCGCACCTCTCAAGATtagctttaatttttatattcataagaAATGATTTTCCCGATCTTCTTCTAGCATGTTTGAGACTGTAGttgtgattactttttaaagtgctttttattcggaaatacattaaaataatactttttttattttttaaaaattattttgacatcagcacatcaaaataatcagaaaacatcaaaaaatattaatttgaagcaaataaaaaaatattttttttaattttttttcaaaaatatttttaaaacacaaaaacaataagGGCCacccgtgtttttaaaaaataattttttttattaaaatttatttttatatatatttttgaattgttttgacttgctgctaatattaaaaataatttttaaaaataaaaaaatattattttaatatatttcaatacaaaaaaacactttaataaatAATCACAAACACATTTTCAACCAACATACGGTAGACCAAGATTCGATGAAACGTAGAATTAATTTAGACGAGGAAGAGAAAAGGACAGGGCATATGGTACTGTGTCAGAAAGGTTCTAATCCATGAAGCAACTTGGAATGAATTATTGTAATGCAAGAAGTTGAAGAAAACTCtctgagtgtttgtttttgtaatttaaaaatatttttaaaat from Populus alba chromosome 8, ASM523922v2, whole genome shotgun sequence encodes the following:
- the LOC118057949 gene encoding uncharacterized protein — encoded protein: MSWGVMAGQLAWGTGLIEEGWRKGPWTAEEDRLLIEHVRLHGDGRWSSVARLAGLKRNGKSCRLRWVNYLRPDLKRGQITPHEESIIVELHARWGNRWSTIARSLPGRTDNEIKNYWRTHFKKKAKLSPDNSDKARTRLLKRQQFQQQQQQLQRLQQQTQHQQPLQINQLDMRKIMSLLDENEDQAPSTPQMRQEMAPHAIYSNTTEEHGFLYYNMFTVNASVPEASNEDILWDGLWNLDDLHGNLGVACATSKASMQNLVAPFC